DNA sequence from the Methanobacterium petrolearium genome:
ATTCTCTACGTTTCCCAGTTGTTAAAAGGATTAGGAGCGATCGAGGACTGGATGAAATCGATACTCTGGAAAGAATTCAATCTATATTTAAAAACTCTCAGAAAAGCTGAATTGGCAATATATTTTTTCCTTTTTTTCTGATATAGACCAAATCAGTTAATACAATATATATTAATAGTATTATTTATACTAGTAATATTGTGGTTATTATGGAAGATGAGAAGATATTTAGATTGGCTTTATTTACTACTATTTTTGGTTTAGTGGGGATGATGTTATCTGCAGGTTATATTACTCCTCAAAAAGTTGAAATTAAGGATATAAATCGCGGCATGCTTGATAAAGAGGTTTCAGTTGAGGGGTTAGTGACAGATGTAAGCAAATCCCGGAATGGTGAAACATATTTTTTGGAGTTGATGGATGGAACTGGGAAAATTAAGCTGGTAATCTTCGATAGTGCAGCGTCTGAAATACAAAAAACTAGTGTTAACATTGAAAACTTTTCTAAAAAGCGTATAAGGGCTGTTGGCACAGTTACAGAATACAAGGGTAGTCTGGAGGTGATACTGAAAGATGCCAGTTCCCTGAAAGTACTTGTGTAATCAGTAGTAATGATTTAATTTTCATTGTCCGGTGATAAAAATCTCATTTTTCTGGATTTTTCAGTCCAATGGCATATCTTTTGATCTCTTCCAGGATGTCCCTTGCGTAATAGGTCGAAAAAATTAGTCCCAGGGCGGTTACCACCCAGAAAGAGGCTAACCGATCGACCATTGCAATACTTCCTCCCACTATGCTGGGAACTCCGAAGAGTAAGAAAAGTCCGGTGAGGGATAGTTCGATGGAACCAATGCCTCCCGGTAAAGCAGATACCATTCCTATTATATTGGCCAGTAGGAAGATAATGATAATCGCCACAAAGTTAATTTGAACATCGAAAGCCATGAATACCACATAAAGGCGCACACATTCAAAAATCCAAGATCCTGCACTCAATAAAAATACTATTAATAGGTTGGTGAAGCTACTGAATGATTTAGTGTATTCTACCATACCCTTTAATCCCTGGGTGAACTTGTGATAAAAGTTTTCCACCAATTCTTCAGAGATGGGCAGGAATCTGAGTATGGAGTGGACACGGTTATAAATCCATAAACTAGTGTCTTCTCTCCAATTGATCAGATATACAATTATTAAAAGTCCGAAGGATACTAAACCTCCTAAAATAGCTATTAATCTTACTTTGGGAAGTAAAAATGCGCATATAACTAATAAAGATGATACTATAACTCCGTCGAAGAACCTTTCTGTTAATCCAGCAGATAAACCCTCGGATAAAGTTATTTGATTGATTTTTTTACCGGCAACAGCAGTTAAAACCTCGCCCCCTGTTCGCACAGGGGTGATGTTACCAGCAAAAAGTCCTATGGTTTTAACAATAAAATTCTTCTTAAATTCCCAGGGTTGGTTAATGATGAAACCCCATCTTAAAGAACGTATCCACACCACAA
Encoded proteins:
- a CDS encoding exodeoxyribonuclease VII large subunit encodes the protein MEDEKIFRLALFTTIFGLVGMMLSAGYITPQKVEIKDINRGMLDKEVSVEGLVTDVSKSRNGETYFLELMDGTGKIKLVIFDSAASEIQKTSVNIENFSKKRIRAVGTVTEYKGSLEVILKDASSLKVLV
- a CDS encoding UPF0104 family protein, yielding MKRHYVFLVSVLLLVLLVIWIGPQKMWDVIKTANIWLILLAVFIHLFVVWIRSLRWGFIINQPWEFKKNFIVKTIGLFAGNITPVRTGGEVLTAVAGKKINQITLSEGLSAGLTERFFDGVIVSSLLVICAFLLPKVRLIAILGGLVSFGLLIIVYLINWREDTSLWIYNRVHSILRFLPISEELVENFYHKFTQGLKGMVEYTKSFSSFTNLLIVFLLSAGSWIFECVRLYVVFMAFDVQINFVAIIIIFLLANIIGMVSALPGGIGSIELSLTGLFLLFGVPSIVGGSIAMVDRLASFWVVTALGLIFSTYYARDILEEIKRYAIGLKNPEK